The sequence below is a genomic window from Humulus lupulus chromosome 3, drHumLupu1.1, whole genome shotgun sequence.
AATACAATGCCGACCATTCGACAACCGGGGGAACAACCACCCGACTACGGTGAGTTCTTTTCTATTGATTGGGTTTCATTTCTCAAAGTCTTCATGCAGTTATTTTTGGGGGAGAATGATAATGATGCTCTATATAGAGCAGTTTGGGTGGGGAAGGGTGTCGATTTTAAAAATTTTTGGGGGTGAGAATATTGTTGATTTATGGTAGGTGGTATTATTAAATTTGGGTAAAAATGTTGTTGGGAAGCATGTGCATACAATTGACAGAGTGGGGTCCATTGAAATATATACTTTGTTTATTGAAAGGAATCTTTGTTGTTGTGGTCCATGGTTCAATCGTGTGGTAGACTATGTTGCTCTTCAAGTGTGTGAACTATATTGTGTTTCGGTTTGTGTGTGTGTGAAGTGTTGACATtgcattttttatttctattgaCAGGTGGTCATACTAACATCTTCACTATTGCAATACACCATGGGGGAAGCTGGTTTACTCCATTAGGCAATAGAAGATATGAGGGAGGTAAAGTTGATTTTGTTGATTGGGTGGATACTGATTACTTCACTAGGATGGAATTGGATGGAATGGCCTTGGACTTAGGACATAAACTTCCAGTGGGTTTTATGTACAAACCAATAGGAAAGGTGCTTAATATGGGCTTCATGGTGGTAGGGGAGAAGGAGATCCTAAGAATTGTAGAGGATATTGAGAGGAATTGGGCTACAAAGATTGACATATTTCTTGTTTTTCCTGAAACAGTTCTACCTTTAGAATGGAAGGAAGATTCAGAAGTTGTTAAACATGTCCCTGCTAACATTTTACCTCCTCTGAAAAGATGTATTATAGAGGAATTACCAGATGATTGTGATGTCCCTACAGATGTTGTTGGTATCCCTGTTGATGCAACCATTGATGGGGAACAAGAAGAGTTTGATGCTGATCAATATTCTGAGGAATTTCATGATGCTACCTTTGATGAACCTGATAAAGAGGAATATGAAGAAGAGTTTGACTACATGGATGATGAAAGTGATATGGAAGACCAAATACCAGAGGTGGTTGTGCTTTCAGATTCAGAGGATGATATTGGTGATGTGAGGGAGGATACAGTTGAGGAGAACCAAGACCCGGTTCAAAGTGACAGAAATAGGAAAGGAAAGCAAGCTGATGTGATGGAAAATACATCTAAGGATAGCCAAGACAAAGTTCAAGCTGATGTGAGGGAAAATACAGCTGAGAAGAGCCTAGACAAATTTCAGCGTGacagaaaagggaaaggaaagcaaagTGATGAAGATTTCATATTAGAGGAGGAAGAGTTTGAGCAAGATGTTGAAGCTGAGATAGAGATGGGTACACAGTCTGACCCTAGGAAGTGGTGGCGATCAGTTTCAGATTTTTGTACTCAAAATCTTGATGATGGAGACTTAGATGGTATATGTTCTAAGGAGGAGTTACATGAATTGAAGTCAGATGATGAGTTTGATGCTggtaaaaatggtaaaaattccCAAGAATTCAACCCGAAAACCAAAATGCAAAACTTCTAATTTGTTCTTGGCATGGAATTTGCCACTGTTACAATTTTAAGGAATGCAATAAGGGAGTACTTTATTGAAGGTGATCGAGAATATGTATTTATTGCCAATGATTCAAATAGAGTTAGAGTTAAGTGCAAGGGTGCAAACTGTGAGTGGATGTTGTTTGCTTCAATAGTTAACAAGATAGATGGCAAAACAATGAGGGTCAAAACACTTGTTGACAAGCATAGTTGTGGCATTGTTTTGGACAATAAAAAGCTGACCTCAACTTGGCTTGCAAATCACTTTTTGGAGCAATTTAGGCTAAATCCGAGTATGGAATACAATGTATTTAGGGAGATCACTGCAAAGACCAAGTACTCACGTGTGTCTAGCTGGACATTTTATAGGGCCAAGACAAAAGCAAGGAAGATGTTGGATGGGTCTGTCAAGGAACAATACGCCATTCTTGATGACTACTGTAAAAGGTTGTTGGCTACCAATCCTGGCTCTACTGTGAAGTTGAAAACTGATTTGGTTAATGGGAGAAGGCAATTTCAGCGTATTTATATTTGTCTTAAGGCATGTAGAGATGGCTGGTTGGGGGGTTGTAGACCTCTAATTGGTCTTGATGGCTGCTTTTTAAAAGGATATTGTAAGGGCATTTTATTGGCTGCAGTAGGCATTGACGGTAATAACTCCATGTTTCCCATTGCCTACTGTGTTGCTGAAAAGGAAAACACTGAGGTTTGGACTTGGTTCTTGGAGCTATTGAAGGCTGATATTGGGAGTTTGAGTCCCACCAAGGTGACAATGATGAGTGATCGTCAAAAAGGATTAGAAAATGCAGTGGGAGCCATCTTTAGTGGGTGTGAGGTGAGGTTTTGTGTTAGACATCTTCATGCTAACTTTAAAAAGGAATATCCTGGACTTTTACTTAAGCAACTTTTGTGGGCAGCAGCTAATACTACAACACAAGCTGAGTTTACTTGAGCAATGCAAGAATTCAAGGATGTCTCGGATGGTGCTTATAATTGACTGGCAGGGAAGAACCCCACAGAATGGACTAAGTCACATATTTCAGAGTACCCAAAATGTGACATTTTGGTGAATAATTTGTGTGAGAGTTTCAATGCAGCCATACTTGATGCTCGCGACAAGCCATTTATAGCTTTACTAGAGAAAATTAGATTTTGGTTGATGTCTCGGTTTTATAACAAAAAAGCTGAGTTGGAAAAGATGACTCAACCTGTGGGGAAGAGAATTTTGAAGATAATTGAGAAGCAAAAAGAGGTTGCAAAGCATTGTCTGGTTACTAGGTCTGACAAGTTTCAGTTTCAGGTTCAATGCAGCAATGGTAGTGCCTTGGTTGTCGATTTGGAATTAAGAACTTGTACATGTAGGAGGTTTCAACTATCTGGGCTTCCTTGTGGCCATGTACTAGCTACTATCTGGTTCATGGGAGATAATGTCTTTGATTATGTCCATGGATTCTATAAAAAAGAATCATTGCAAAAAGCATATGAACAGAGTGTGCATCCTATGCCTAGTCCAGATATGTGGCCTCAGACAGGACTCAACCTAATTGATCCACCACCTGAGACGAAGCTGCCTGGAAGACCTAAGAAAGCTAGGAGAAGGGAGACGGATGAACCTCCACCTGCTTTAAAGAAAGCTCGAAGAACTGGACAAGCTAAAACATGCAGTAATTGTCTGAAAACAGGCCACAGGAGAGAAACATGCAAATCTGCTAAGGTGGTTGAGGTATAAACTTTATGCTTTCTTCTCAGTCCAGATAATTTTTATCATTGATTAGTTGCTTTATCATTATTTTGTGAATTTGGAGCTAAATATTTGTTTGTTCAACCTATTTTAGAATCGTGTGGTCAAAAAGCGAGGTCGTCCACCACTGCAGAACCCAACTGAATCCACACTTTTAAGGAAGGAAAGAAGACTGAAACAACATGCTAAAGGAGGAACTAGTGGTGCAACCAATGCTCAACCCGATACTGTCTGACTGGAAGgagtttcatcttttgattttattttgaacTAGTGGTCGAATCTTGTATTTTGGTGTCTGTTATGTTGACCATTTAGAGTCATGTACAAATCACCTTTTGATCATATCTGTTTTTTGAGTCATGACAGGGTCATGCAGGCCATGATATTGGTCATGTACAGATTAGATACATTTGGCTTTTTAGGCCTATATTTTTGTACATATCTCTTATGGTAATGAATGTAACTAGTTGTTGATCATATTTatttcacaaaatacataaactagaATACTGAATTCAAAATAGACCAAGATAGATTACATTGATTTGGGGtttcattttacaacaaaatccaTTACAAATCAATGCCTAGGGTGCAATAGCTTTGTCATTGTCAATACTGCACATGAAGATTAcccaaaaataaactaacaatacCAACAACTTCTACTTTGATTTTGTAGCCCAAATAACCACAACCAATAGAATTACAGCAAAATACATAGTATTCAAAAAGTAGTAACACTGCATTCGACCTCCATCACTTACTCTACCCCTGCTTTCAGCACAACTTTCACAGCTTTCTCTTCCAACATTTTGAAGGTTGTGAGATTGTGTCTCAAATCCATTTGAAGAACCACTGCATTGCCGATGACTTCCAATGTCAGTTGTCGTACTTAGGGATGTGATTTCAGTTTCAAGGTCACCAATTTTTCTTAGTAGTCCAGGGATGACCACCTTTGCTCGATGGCACATTGGAGGGTCTATCCATTCAAAGAAATTACACCCACCATGAATCTGAGTTGACCAAAACATACAAAATTTCTAGTGAACACCCATAACCATTTATTCAATGAATCAGATTACAAAAACAAATGGAGATCTTACCCGATACTTGTTGCATGTTCTGAATCTTCGCCCAGGATTTTTGTTTGTCCAAGCCGGTTCTTTCTACCACTGGCCTTGGTGGTCAACAATGGCAATTTTTTCCGTTCTCCATTAACCCGATGCAAAAGATGCCCTAACCCCCAATTCGAAGGAATTACAAGTTTTCTTCTACTGGGTTCACGTGCTATACTGTCGGTGGTGGATCGTTTGGGTGTGGTCGGGGGGAAAGCTTCATCTTCATCGTTTTTCTGGGTATggagttttgagttttttttgttttagattaGTTTTAGAACTTGGTTTTAGACAAACAGTTTTTTTggttatattaattaatcacagatagttttttttttaattaaaaaccataaccattaattgtttttgttttaaattttaataatttaacccaATCGGGTCGTGCCACGTGTATCAAATATATCCCTAACGGCCCAGGGACCAACGTCTGCTCTAAAATCgtaacggtaggcattattgccgccaaaaattttacataagcatttaagtgcaacaaaatgaactaaataggcattattgccgcaaatatccctatatataatagtgattatatatgacaggaccgatatgaattaactatctttataaacttaccgttttccactaagatttaattcttatcataatagatgatcatttatagatcagtttaaatcctgagtagtcatgaactcctgtttgtgtttattggatcttttgattcatgcattaaggtctcttcatataatgaggctaatgacttttattttggagattcaatatcatgaatggatgggaacatgatttacaataatggaattcatgttttcctaacggatcaaatattggttcccttaagggttaattctagaattgAATAactattgagctcaaatctataatttgattatagattaattattcgctaatgaattaatggtacttaaggaacaagaggtaattagaagagtaaaacagtaatttagaccaactctaattaatggaccaataaatggaggacaaaactacatttattgattatatcaatgaactacaagaaaaaactctgtaaatataattttataaatacttagagtgaattccatatttatagtggagtaatcatagaattaataaataagattattagattaaagggtttgattaataatctattTTATTGAAGTTTCGTATTAtatgtccatggtccccatgtcaccTCTGTTCTACACTGTCAAGAATAAGGATGTCACaaggaaaatttatagagataatgaataaattgcaaaggaattaatttccagggtaaggaaataattatgtgataattatgggcaattgattaattatgaattaattaattatataactatatagtttttattttgaaaaactttgtgttaaaataaatattaatcatgtttagatTAATACTtgggagagtttaattattatcttattataagatatttatttatttaaaactgatatctttaagataaagttagttttgaattaactgatatttatttttagataaatattatcttcaatattgattgaacaaacaaatgagaaaatcgaGGATAGCCATGTGAGTGGCACCACTTAGGGATATTTTCTATCccgtgatttgaattttgaatttcaaattaatttctttatttaattatatttttttaaaatatgatttaaattgaataattaaaataggttataactaatcgattttatttaaataaaataaagattaattaaattagttaattatctttataaacctgaaaagaagtgCTACTTTTCATAAGAAGTTTAATTAAGCAGTTGTTATCAGACTCTCTCTAAGAAAATAAACGATAGGATTTCCTAAacttgaaattctagaaatttttaTAGCTTCTCTTTTCTCAattctctctagatctcatgtgctgagtacacctagagagtctaaatcaacatttgaatcatatatgcccacacacatccttgtatGTTAGAGGATttgcttggataggaagattgttgattttacGAAAATATAGAGTAAatcataaggataggaagatcgttgattttatgagaagattcaatgacacttgatagtaTACGAGAGTTAATCTCTAATTTATAAATGTgctatttaatatatctatatatgcatgatcctgactggtattaatgattttttaaatcCCTTTTCTACACTATTCTGCtgcgtattttgatatttttctaatttaataccaacacgCATTTAGGCGATGCAACACCTCTTAGGAGGCAACGCATCGCCACCCCCTCTGACTTTTGAcccttccaatggtcctaaaattgctccaaatgctaccaaatttTTTTAGGATCCTTAGttacctccatgtatcactttagacACATAAAAATCACTTTTAGATGCTTACTACATAATCTCATATTtttacttcaacttaagtgaaaaacTGCTAAAtattttgcacctcaacgtgtaaacatcttaactattatatttaatcaATCTCAATATGTGACTTACCAAAAATTTTCATTACGTAATCAATAATAAAAGTGAGGCAATTAAGTACATCAATAATAAGTATTAAGTCATAAGGGAACGAGTTAATGATTAAAAAAAAGGTCATTAAGCGCATTGGCACTGAATTGATGACTATTGATCCTTTGACTAAGGACATGCTACAATTGAAAATTCAAGGATCGTGTAGTAAATATGTATGAGAAAATTCATGTGCACATTTTGTAGATTTTCATTGTaaagataatgttatttaatgaaactcttatttgatgttttctcatattcatGTGCACattttttatttgagaaaattcaTCAGTATATGCCTAACAATAAACATGAGATTTATTTATTAAGTATGGTTACCTTATAAAGaatatatttgagaatttaaaTACATTGTAATACAAAGAAGGTAATACTTGTTTATTGTCAAGGAACCTATTTCCATAATTTATGTGTTTATTTCATAAGGAATGATAATCAATGAGATTAAGTTAAGTGGGAGAATGAAACTTattcatttttcttttttaaatgtaTCAATCAAGCAAACATTGATTTATGATACTTAGATAATAAATGTTAATCAATTAGACAAAATGTTACCCATTGAGAATTGTAAGGAAGAGGTAATGGTAGCAAGACTTTGATGGAAAacacgatatatatatatatatattaggggtGCTCAATGTAACATGTCGACCTttagggcatgttacaagctaggatggcgctcggtcagatacgcacgcgagggtgcaggctggtgagtatgctgatgcctagtttgtacggcagtggcattttcgtaaatatcttcaatattgcctggAAATGGACGAGACTTGGTAGGTttcatattgaagggtcaatgaacgcaatggtatgattagatttgggagattcggagaattggcgagctgagagccaaatatgtctcccaaacaaaaatcatatatgttcctggtagaaggctaaaagctcagaaggctctttgtagggggagcacctggtgtcagctctccaccaccccctggcgcaggtgcgtcaagtgagctactactagttggaagaactagtagggcgggcatatgaggaccacgaggggactcatatgtctccatgagtaggagtactcatggacattaccgggccgccccggtagtgcgtcgaagtgtgctgccagaggtttaagggtacggttcccttggcttgccgggatgccgcttgcatggaacgtggcccaaaccttcgagagatgtcgtggtgcgccatggccacgaatctcgacacgagatggcacggaaagtcattcgtgggacttgttagcatgcaaacatttgagggtgcactatgcttgagtaagacagaggtccagtgtatgctactagtctggcagccagtctcgagggcctgccaacatgcatgatggtatggtgccttgaggattggaccatggacgtatgggagtccttggtctgtgacgtgaactaatcggatagtatcgaatgggacatgatgggaggatttggcacgtcagcttggtgttggctcttagccacacatgctaccttgacttgcgaatgtctgggtgagcattggtgttgggatttgccttgccatagtgagaacctatggacagtgtgagtgtcttggctagatagccttgatgcatgattgcactcatagatgcttgagagcatgactcagcgagagttgttcgatGGACGAAAGTGtgtagaggcacacggtcgcgcgaaaaatgtgcccattgctattcgaatggttggaaggctgaccttggctcagaggagtcaaggtgccgcacgggcatttccgctgtcaaaatgtcagcccgtgacactcAACATCCCATCTAAAC
It includes:
- the LOC133823879 gene encoding uncharacterized protein LOC133823879 yields the protein MEFATVTILRNAIREYFIEGDREYVFIANDSNRVRVKCKGANCEWMLFASIVNKIDGKTMRVKTLVDKHSCGIVLDNKKLTSTWLANHFLEQFRLNPSMEYNVFREITAKTKYSRVSSWTFYRAKTKARKMLDGSVKEQYAILDDYCKRLLATNPGSTVKLKTDLVNGRRQFQRIYICLKACRDGWLGGCRPLIGLDGCFLKGYCKGILLAAVGIDGNNSMFPIAYCVAEKENTEVWTWFLELLKADIGSLSPTKVTMMSDRQKGLENAVGAIFSGCEVRFCVRHLHANFKKEYPGLLLKQLLWAAANTTTQAEFT